One segment of Drosophila ananassae strain 14024-0371.13 chromosome 3R, ASM1763931v2, whole genome shotgun sequence DNA contains the following:
- the LOC6498393 gene encoding procyclic form-specific polypeptide B1-alpha isoform X1 — protein sequence MKLITVLAFACVATFAVLHGVYGSPVPAPVPDPSPVADPKPKAEPSPDPEPVPHPNPNPNPNPALVASPLETKLNPALQGGDANVVALSPNADPLVSAPGAPGQKIEETLAV from the exons ATGAAACTCATTACAGTGTTGGCATTCGCCTGCG TAGCCACGTTTGCTGTCCTTCATGGAGTTTACGGATCGCCGGTGCCGGCCCCGGTGCCCGATCCCAGTCCAGTAGCAGATCCGAAACCCAAGGCGGAGCCTTCACCCGATCCGGAACCAGTGCCTCATCCTAACCCCAATCCAAATCCTAATCCAGCACTGGTAGCTTCACCGCTTGAAACGAAACTGAACCCAGCCCTCCAGGGAGGTGATGCCAATGTTGTGGCCCTCTCACCCAATGCCGATCCCTTGGTTTCGGCTCCAGGAGCCCCGGGCCAGAAAATCGAGGAGACCTTGGCGGTCTAA
- the LOC6498393 gene encoding procyclic form-specific polypeptide B1-alpha isoform X2 — MKLITVLAFACATFAVLHGVYGSPVPAPVPDPSPVADPKPKAEPSPDPEPVPHPNPNPNPNPALVASPLETKLNPALQGGDANVVALSPNADPLVSAPGAPGQKIEETLAV; from the exons ATGAAACTCATTACAGTGTTGGCATTCGCCTGCG CCACGTTTGCTGTCCTTCATGGAGTTTACGGATCGCCGGTGCCGGCCCCGGTGCCCGATCCCAGTCCAGTAGCAGATCCGAAACCCAAGGCGGAGCCTTCACCCGATCCGGAACCAGTGCCTCATCCTAACCCCAATCCAAATCCTAATCCAGCACTGGTAGCTTCACCGCTTGAAACGAAACTGAACCCAGCCCTCCAGGGAGGTGATGCCAATGTTGTGGCCCTCTCACCCAATGCCGATCCCTTGGTTTCGGCTCCAGGAGCCCCGGGCCAGAAAATCGAGGAGACCTTGGCGGTCTAA
- the LOC26514222 gene encoding uncharacterized protein LOC26514222 isoform X1, with translation MRIYLLGLLGMLILRISRQEDSCQVCSWKTNIHCGIAADDSCAFGGLNKCLVERASCLRQMNNLTPFTQIMKGKCPTDKPRCPKTDVLYKKILSKLIG, from the exons ATGAGGATATATTTATTAGGCTTATTgg GAATGTTAATATTGAGAATCAGCAGACAGGAAGATAGTTGCCAGGTTTGTTCCTGGAAGACTAACATCCACTGTGGAATAGCTGCGGATGATAGCTGTGCATTTGGGGGCCTGAACAAATGCCTCGTGGAACGAGCTTCATGCCTTCGACAAATGAACAACTTGACAC CTTTTACCCAAATTATGAAAGGAAAATGTCCCACGGACAAGCCAAGATGTCCAAAAACTGATGtattgtataaaaaaattttgtcaaAATTGATCGGGTAA
- the LOC26514222 gene encoding uncharacterized protein LOC26514222 isoform X2 → MRIYLLGLLGMLILRISRQEDSCQVCSWKTNIHCGIAADDSCAFGGLNKCLVERASCLRQMNNLTRIFYPNYERKMSHGQAKMSKN, encoded by the exons ATGAGGATATATTTATTAGGCTTATTgg GAATGTTAATATTGAGAATCAGCAGACAGGAAGATAGTTGCCAGGTTTGTTCCTGGAAGACTAACATCCACTGTGGAATAGCTGCGGATGATAGCTGTGCATTTGGGGGCCTGAACAAATGCCTCGTGGAACGAGCTTCATGCCTTCGACAAATGAACAACTTGACACGTAT CTTTTACCCAAATTATGAAAGGAAAATGTCCCACGGACAAGCCAAGATGTCCAAAAACTGA